One Polynucleobacter sp. MG-5-Ahmo-C2 genomic window carries:
- the lpdA gene encoding dihydrolipoyl dehydrogenase gives MSQAFDVLVIGGGPGGYIAAIRAAQLGFKVACAESSSYDDPKGEPRLGGTCLNVGCIPSKALLASSEEFEKIGHHAADHGIKVGAVSIDSKKMVARKDDIVTKMTGGIQYLFRKNKITLLKGHASFEAKGADGYQVKIDGKDKETVSAKNVIIATGSKARHLPGLPVDNVLICDNEGALKFDSVPKKLGVIGAGVIGLELGSVWRRLGSEVTVLEALPTFLAACDIGIAKEAHKLFVKQGLNINMGVKIGEVKADKKGVVVNYTDSAGKAAKLECDRLIVSVGRVPNTDQLGLDKIGLKVDERGFIPIDDHTCATAAPGVYAVGDVVRGPMLAHKAEDEGVLAAEVIAGQKPHIDYNCIPWVIYTDPEIAWVGKTEQALKEAGIAYKAGQFPFGANGRALGMGRADGFVKILADAKTDEILGVHIIGPNASDLIAEAAVAMEFKAAAEDIARICHPHPSLSEVIREAALATDQRALNM, from the coding sequence ATGAGCCAAGCTTTTGATGTACTCGTAATTGGTGGTGGCCCTGGTGGCTACATCGCCGCCATACGTGCTGCGCAACTTGGTTTTAAAGTTGCCTGTGCTGAATCTAGTTCTTATGATGATCCTAAAGGTGAGCCACGCTTAGGTGGTACTTGCTTAAACGTCGGCTGTATTCCATCCAAGGCTTTATTGGCTTCTTCTGAGGAATTTGAGAAGATTGGGCATCATGCTGCTGATCATGGCATTAAAGTTGGCGCTGTCAGCATTGATTCCAAAAAGATGGTTGCTCGTAAAGATGACATCGTTACGAAGATGACTGGTGGTATTCAGTATTTGTTCCGCAAGAATAAGATCACTTTGCTAAAGGGCCATGCCTCTTTTGAAGCTAAGGGTGCTGATGGCTATCAAGTCAAGATTGACGGTAAAGACAAAGAAACTGTAAGTGCCAAGAATGTGATTATTGCAACCGGTTCAAAAGCACGTCATTTGCCTGGTTTGCCAGTAGATAACGTTTTGATCTGCGATAACGAGGGTGCCTTAAAGTTTGATTCAGTGCCCAAGAAGCTTGGCGTGATTGGCGCCGGCGTGATTGGTTTGGAGCTCGGTTCCGTATGGCGTCGCCTGGGTTCTGAGGTGACTGTGCTCGAGGCGCTACCTACATTTTTGGCGGCTTGTGATATCGGTATCGCCAAAGAAGCTCACAAGCTTTTTGTGAAGCAGGGCTTGAACATCAATATGGGTGTGAAGATTGGTGAAGTGAAGGCAGATAAAAAAGGTGTTGTTGTGAATTACACCGATAGCGCTGGTAAAGCTGCTAAGTTGGAATGCGATCGCCTGATAGTATCTGTTGGGCGTGTACCCAATACCGATCAGTTAGGCTTAGACAAGATTGGCCTTAAGGTAGACGAGCGTGGCTTTATTCCAATTGATGACCATACTTGCGCAACTGCTGCTCCTGGTGTTTATGCGGTTGGTGACGTAGTGCGCGGCCCCATGTTGGCCCATAAAGCAGAAGACGAAGGCGTTCTCGCGGCGGAAGTAATCGCTGGTCAAAAACCACACATTGATTACAACTGCATTCCTTGGGTGATCTATACCGATCCTGAAATTGCTTGGGTTGGTAAGACTGAGCAAGCACTCAAAGAGGCTGGAATTGCATACAAGGCAGGTCAATTTCCATTTGGAGCTAACGGTCGCGCATTGGGTATGGGTCGCGCTGATGGTTTTGTCAAAATCTTGGCCGATGCCAAGACTGATGAAATCCTGGGAGTTCACATCATTGGACCAAATGCATCTGATTTAATTGCAGAAGCAGCTGTAGCGATGGAATTTAAGGCAGCAGCTGAAGATATTGCACGCATCTGTCATCCGCATCCCAGCTTGTCAGAAGTGATACGCGAAGCAGCATTAGCGACGGATCAACGCGCATTAAATATGTAA
- the zapE gene encoding cell division protein ZapE: MKTIEFYQQELKTRGYQSDPAQLRAVERLQQCEDEWIAYKEIRSNNLKKALFKPALPRGLYLWGGVGRGKSFLMDCFYAASPLEKKIRIHFHEFMREVHRELHELSGMSDPLDELAKRISKRYRLICFDEFHINDIADAMMLYRLLSALFEDRVQFVMTSNYRPDQLYPNGLHRDRLLPAIKLLEEKLDVLNVDAGNDYRRVQMAQVEAYLSPANAETQVKLGQMFQTLIGKKKETQMPVLYIESRELRPLHMAEGVVWFDFQTLCCGPRSQNDYLEIAKQFHTVILSGVPYMPPRMTNEARRFIWLIDVLYDHKIKLIISADVPAPDLYTEGQITAEFSRTVSRLIEMQSRDYLDAPRRVIDTSLT; encoded by the coding sequence TTGAAAACCATTGAGTTTTACCAGCAAGAGTTAAAGACGCGCGGGTATCAAAGTGATCCCGCGCAGCTTCGTGCTGTAGAGCGTCTACAGCAGTGCGAAGACGAGTGGATTGCCTATAAAGAAATCCGTAGCAACAATCTCAAGAAGGCGCTCTTTAAGCCGGCACTCCCCCGCGGTTTGTATTTATGGGGCGGGGTAGGTCGTGGTAAATCCTTTTTGATGGATTGCTTTTATGCAGCTTCACCATTAGAAAAAAAGATTCGCATTCATTTTCATGAGTTCATGCGGGAAGTACACCGCGAATTGCATGAGCTTTCAGGCATGTCAGATCCGCTAGATGAGCTTGCTAAGAGGATATCAAAGCGCTATCGCCTGATTTGCTTTGATGAGTTCCATATTAATGACATTGCTGATGCCATGATGCTGTATCGCCTATTAAGTGCGCTATTTGAGGATCGCGTGCAATTTGTGATGACATCAAACTATCGCCCGGATCAGCTGTACCCCAATGGCCTGCATCGCGATCGCTTATTGCCAGCCATCAAATTACTTGAAGAAAAGTTAGATGTTCTGAATGTCGATGCAGGTAACGACTATCGTCGTGTGCAAATGGCTCAAGTAGAGGCTTACCTATCTCCGGCTAATGCAGAAACCCAAGTCAAACTTGGCCAAATGTTTCAGACTTTGATTGGTAAGAAAAAAGAGACGCAAATGCCGGTCTTATATATCGAGTCTCGCGAACTGCGTCCCTTGCACATGGCTGAGGGAGTAGTTTGGTTTGATTTTCAAACGCTGTGTTGTGGCCCGCGCTCTCAAAATGACTACTTAGAGATTGCCAAGCAGTTTCATACAGTGATTCTTTCTGGAGTGCCGTATATGCCTCCAAGAATGACGAATGAAGCCCGTCGGTTTATCTGGCTCATAGACGTTTTATACGACCATAAGATCAAATTAATCATCTCGGCTGATGTTCCAGCCCCAGATCTGTATACCGAGGGTCAAATTACCGCGGAATTCTCCAGAACCGTGTCCCGCCTGATTGAGATGCAGTCCCGTGACTACCTGGATGCGCCACGCCGGGTAATTGACACAAGCTTGACCTAA
- a CDS encoding 3',5'-nucleoside bisphosphate phosphatase has protein sequence MSSLSPINADLHCHSVVSDGTLTPEALAERAKANGVHLWALTDHDELGGQQRAKDAASALKMDYLAGVEISVTWMGQTIHIVGLGIDADHVGILEGLRRTRDGRSNRAQLMAEQLTKVGIPGAYEGALHYAGNHELISRTHFARFLVEQGVCRDTEHVFKNYLVEDKPGFVPHMWATLDDAVSWIKAAGGVAVIAHPGRYSRLNAMQMDELYKHFKDIGGLAIEVITGSHSPDQYQTFGKIAQQYGFLASRGSDFHDPRESHIDLGNLPHLPDHLTPVWSVFH, from the coding sequence ATGAGCAGCCTTTCCCCCATTAACGCCGACTTACATTGTCATTCAGTAGTTTCTGATGGCACTTTGACGCCTGAAGCACTGGCAGAGCGGGCGAAGGCTAACGGCGTGCATTTATGGGCATTAACTGATCATGATGAGCTGGGTGGGCAGCAGCGTGCAAAAGATGCAGCTAGTGCCTTAAAGATGGATTACCTCGCCGGTGTTGAGATTTCGGTGACTTGGATGGGGCAAACCATTCATATCGTTGGGCTTGGTATTGATGCTGACCACGTTGGAATTTTAGAGGGCCTAAGACGCACGCGTGATGGTCGTAGTAATCGAGCGCAGCTCATGGCGGAACAATTGACTAAAGTAGGTATTCCGGGGGCCTATGAAGGCGCCTTACATTACGCCGGTAATCATGAGTTGATTTCGCGCACACACTTTGCACGCTTTTTAGTAGAGCAGGGAGTTTGTCGAGATACTGAGCATGTATTCAAAAATTACTTAGTGGAAGATAAGCCCGGCTTTGTTCCACATATGTGGGCAACCTTGGATGATGCGGTTTCCTGGATCAAGGCGGCTGGCGGAGTGGCTGTGATTGCCCATCCAGGGCGCTACAGCAGACTGAATGCGATGCAGATGGATGAGCTCTATAAGCACTTCAAAGATATTGGCGGCTTGGCGATTGAAGTGATTACGGGAAGTCATAGCCCAGATCAGTACCAAACCTTTGGAAAAATTGCGCAACAATATGGTTTCTTGGCCTCACGTGGATCAGATTTTCATGATCCTAGGGAGAGCCATATTGACTTAGGGAACTTGCCACATTTACCAGACCATCTCACACCAGTATGGTCTGTATTTCATTGA
- a CDS encoding tryptophan--tRNA ligase: MFAERVLSGMRPTGNLHLGHYHGVLKNWVRLQSEYPCFFFVADWHALTTHYETPDVIEQSVWDMVIDWLAAGVDPNQATLFIQSKVPEHAELFLLLSMGTPLGWLERVPTYKDQIEKLKEKDLQTYGFLGYPLLQAADILIYRAQFVPVGEDQVPHVEMTREVARRFNYLYGREPGFEEKALEAVKKLGSKRAKMYAELRVAFQERGDDEALGQAKALLQEAQSLSMADRERLFGFLEGSRKIILPEPQALLTAASRMPGIDGQKMSKSYGNTISIREQPEEVIKKIRTMPTDPARVRRTDPGDPARCPVWQLHTVYSSEETKQWVDKACKSAGIGCLECKQPVIDAILAEQQPMFERAQKYLDDPSLLRSIIADGCDQARKVAQETMREVREAMGLAYD; the protein is encoded by the coding sequence ATGTTTGCTGAACGCGTTCTCTCTGGTATGCGACCTACGGGTAATTTGCATCTTGGCCACTACCATGGCGTCCTGAAGAATTGGGTGCGCTTGCAGTCTGAGTATCCATGCTTTTTCTTTGTGGCTGACTGGCACGCTCTGACCACTCATTATGAAACTCCCGATGTGATTGAACAATCCGTTTGGGATATGGTGATTGATTGGTTGGCAGCAGGTGTCGACCCAAATCAAGCAACCTTGTTTATTCAGAGCAAGGTACCCGAGCACGCAGAACTTTTCTTGCTGTTGTCCATGGGAACTCCATTGGGCTGGCTTGAGCGAGTGCCAACCTATAAAGACCAGATTGAAAAGTTAAAAGAAAAAGATCTACAAACCTATGGCTTCTTAGGTTACCCATTACTTCAGGCTGCTGATATTTTGATTTACCGCGCACAGTTTGTGCCCGTTGGTGAAGATCAAGTACCTCACGTAGAGATGACACGTGAAGTAGCGCGTCGCTTTAATTATTTGTATGGTCGTGAACCTGGCTTTGAGGAAAAGGCGTTGGAGGCGGTCAAGAAGCTTGGCAGCAAACGCGCCAAGATGTATGCGGAGCTACGCGTGGCATTTCAGGAGCGCGGTGATGATGAAGCATTAGGGCAAGCCAAGGCATTGTTACAGGAAGCGCAAAGTTTATCGATGGCTGATCGTGAGCGGTTATTTGGTTTCTTAGAGGGTTCTCGCAAAATTATTCTTCCGGAGCCGCAGGCGTTATTAACCGCTGCGTCACGCATGCCGGGGATTGATGGTCAAAAAATGTCGAAGTCTTATGGCAATACCATTAGCATTCGTGAGCAACCTGAAGAGGTGATCAAGAAAATTAGGACGATGCCAACGGATCCGGCTCGCGTCCGCAGAACAGATCCCGGCGATCCCGCGCGTTGCCCAGTATGGCAATTGCATACCGTGTACTCTAGCGAAGAGACGAAGCAGTGGGTTGATAAAGCTTGTAAATCTGCAGGTATTGGCTGCCTTGAGTGTAAACAGCCGGTGATTGATGCCATTCTGGCAGAGCAGCAACCTATGTTCGAGCGTGCTCAGAAATATTTAGATGATCCCAGTTTGTTGCGTTCGATTATTGCTGATGGTTGCGATCAGGCTCGTAAGGTTGCGCAAGAAACGATGCGCGAGGTCCGTGAAGCAATGGGCCTTGCTTACGACTGA
- a CDS encoding bifunctional 2-polyprenyl-6-hydroxyphenol methylase/3-demethylubiquinol 3-O-methyltransferase UbiG, whose amino-acid sequence MSASPWVRRFAPLIPQGGAVLDLACGSGRHAQLLANLGHSVLAVDQDISGVEQLNSPAITPKCLNLEQDLWPLLGTCFDGIVVTNYLFRPHLDRLPELLKKQGILIYETFAQGNAEFGKPSNPNFLLNPGELLAFAARHGLQVVAYEDIYVDQPKPAMVQRLCAVKDALKSRIPLQFQG is encoded by the coding sequence ATGAGTGCGTCCCCTTGGGTGAGGCGCTTTGCGCCACTCATTCCTCAGGGTGGGGCAGTTCTGGATCTTGCCTGTGGGTCGGGCCGTCATGCTCAGTTATTAGCTAATCTGGGGCACTCTGTTTTGGCAGTTGATCAAGATATCTCAGGAGTAGAGCAGTTAAACTCTCCCGCCATCACCCCAAAATGCCTCAATCTTGAGCAAGATCTTTGGCCTTTGCTCGGGACTTGCTTTGACGGCATCGTAGTTACTAATTACCTGTTTCGTCCTCATCTTGATCGTTTGCCTGAGCTTCTAAAAAAACAGGGGATTTTGATCTATGAAACTTTCGCCCAGGGAAATGCGGAGTTTGGGAAACCATCCAACCCCAATTTCCTTTTAAATCCTGGGGAATTGTTGGCTTTTGCAGCCCGTCATGGCCTCCAAGTAGTGGCGTACGAGGATATTTATGTGGATCAGCCCAAACCAGCTATGGTTCAGCGCCTTTGCGCTGTAAAAGACGCGTTAAAAAGCCGCATTCCGTTACAATTTCAAGGTTAA
- the dapA gene encoding 4-hydroxy-tetrahydrodipicolinate synthase: protein MPAIVTPMHEDGSLDYASLRSLLDWHVAEGSDGIVIVGTSGESPTVSVQEHCELIRVAVEHIAGRIPVIAGTGGNSTIEAIELTEFAKKVGADASLQVVPYYNKPTQEGMYAHFKKIAESVDLPVILYNVPGRTVADLAGDTVVRLAGVPGIIAIKDATGSLERGTLLMADLKRAGHGNFSVFSGDDLTAAMLMLMGGKGNISVTANVAPRLMHELCVAAMSDDVKKTREIQYQLLAVHKAMFTEANPIPVKWALHEMGKITAGIRLPLTPLSASLREPLKAALKQANLI, encoded by the coding sequence ATGCCAGCTATTGTTACGCCAATGCATGAAGATGGTAGTTTGGATTACGCCAGCCTACGATCTTTATTAGATTGGCATGTAGCCGAAGGCTCTGATGGCATCGTGATTGTGGGTACAAGCGGCGAGTCTCCTACGGTCTCTGTCCAAGAGCACTGTGAACTCATTCGTGTAGCGGTAGAGCACATCGCTGGCCGCATTCCTGTAATTGCCGGTACTGGTGGTAACTCCACAATTGAGGCAATTGAATTAACTGAGTTTGCTAAAAAAGTTGGCGCAGATGCCAGTTTGCAGGTAGTTCCTTATTACAACAAGCCAACGCAAGAGGGTATGTATGCCCACTTCAAAAAAATTGCAGAGTCTGTTGATCTACCGGTCATTTTGTATAACGTTCCGGGCCGCACTGTGGCTGATTTAGCGGGCGATACCGTGGTGCGTCTTGCAGGTGTACCTGGAATCATCGCGATTAAAGATGCCACTGGTAGCTTAGAGCGTGGCACATTATTAATGGCTGATTTGAAGCGTGCGGGTCATGGCAATTTCTCAGTCTTCTCTGGCGATGATTTAACTGCAGCAATGTTGATGCTCATGGGTGGCAAAGGGAATATTTCTGTAACAGCGAATGTTGCACCACGCTTAATGCATGAGCTGTGTGTTGCAGCGATGTCAGATGATGTGAAAAAAACCCGTGAGATTCAATACCAATTACTAGCGGTACATAAAGCAATGTTTACAGAGGCAAACCCAATCCCAGTGAAATGGGCCCTCCATGAAATGGGTAAGATCACTGCGGGCATTCGCTTGCCGTTAACCCCTTTAAGCGCTTCCTTACGTGAGCCCTTAAAGGCAGCATTAAAACAGGCTAACTTGATATGA
- the bamC gene encoding outer membrane protein assembly factor BamC, with protein MQILRRYIAILGLVITLVSGLTACKSVTSSDTVDYKATGAVRGPNLSYPPDLITAQADRRYIVQDGTATMSEYNAAMKKSVQMRNNVMTGIPGMRIARDGERRWLVVEKPATELYPQVKDFWQENGFLLTIDSPSTGIMETDWAENRGKIPQDWIRSTIGGALDSIYDTGERDKYKTRLEAPKPEETEIYITQKGALEKCVTDTTGSCLYTIWTSRPNDPELEAVFLARLMERLGMTQEQAKAMVAVPLGPKTPKAKLVQEANNQGYIELSAGFDRSWRDIGLALDRSNFTVEDRNRSNGVYYVRYINAKDVGEKKGFFTNLFSSKDDSKLQAKKYQVIVKSTGENSANVYVQDAEGKPENSPAGIQLLTLLTDQLTK; from the coding sequence ATGCAAATACTTCGCCGCTACATCGCAATTTTGGGTTTGGTTATTACATTGGTCTCCGGACTAACAGCGTGTAAATCTGTTACCAGTAGCGATACGGTAGATTACAAAGCGACCGGGGCAGTGCGTGGTCCTAATTTGTCTTATCCCCCTGATTTGATTACTGCTCAAGCGGATCGTCGCTACATTGTGCAAGACGGTACTGCAACCATGTCTGAATACAACGCAGCCATGAAAAAATCAGTGCAGATGCGTAACAACGTGATGACTGGCATTCCGGGTATGCGTATTGCACGTGATGGTGAGCGTCGTTGGTTAGTAGTTGAAAAACCTGCTACTGAGTTATATCCACAAGTAAAAGATTTCTGGCAAGAGAATGGCTTCTTATTGACCATTGATTCACCTTCAACTGGCATTATGGAAACGGATTGGGCAGAAAACCGCGGCAAGATTCCGCAAGATTGGATTCGCTCTACTATCGGCGGTGCCTTGGACTCTATCTATGACACTGGTGAGCGTGATAAGTACAAAACCCGTTTAGAGGCGCCTAAGCCTGAAGAGACTGAGATTTACATTACACAAAAAGGTGCGCTTGAAAAATGCGTAACTGACACAACAGGTTCTTGTCTTTACACCATTTGGACAAGTCGCCCGAATGACCCAGAATTAGAGGCGGTATTCTTGGCGCGCTTAATGGAGCGTCTTGGCATGACTCAAGAGCAAGCCAAGGCAATGGTTGCCGTACCTTTGGGCCCAAAGACCCCTAAGGCAAAATTAGTGCAAGAGGCTAATAATCAGGGTTATATCGAGTTGAGCGCTGGCTTTGATCGATCATGGCGCGATATTGGATTGGCTCTAGATCGCTCTAACTTTACTGTTGAGGATCGTAATCGTTCTAACGGTGTTTACTACGTGCGTTATATCAACGCTAAGGATGTCGGCGAGAAAAAAGGTTTCTTCACCAACCTCTTTAGTAGCAAAGATGATTCAAAGTTGCAGGCTAAGAAATATCAAGTGATTGTGAAGAGCACTGGTGAAAATTCAGCGAATGTCTATGTGCAGGATGCTGAGGGTAAGCCGGAGAACAGCCCAGCTGGTATTCAACTGCTCACTTTGCTAACTGATCAGTTAACCAAATAA
- a CDS encoding cupin domain-containing protein — MTPFYLSKPYQPPQAPQNLPLKESWALFGGISPDLFMKRYWHKKPLLVREAIPAFALASQDQESLGSPISADELVEFAAQDTVESRLIKAGPWSFNTGPFSKKMIPAFSKPNWTLLLQGMEAHHPAAAKILSWFRFIPDARLDDLMISVAGIGGGVGPHFDSYDVFLIQMSGRRRWQISEQEDLSLTPNLPLKILQHFKPEQEWVLEPGDMLYLPPHVAHDGIALDAGCQTWSVGFRSPSFKELLQEGLWRLAESLEDIPELEKKFADPKQKAATHAEQLPEELIEQITQKLRHLKLNRVDRFLPGITAYLSEPKQQAFFDSPINPLNPTLFTKNLATKRLLLNPQTRILSLGKAVFCNGDNMSQGQTKDIAQAWRSLSAKKSLLSKKLPVSGQSSLYEAYLAGWLVFEV; from the coding sequence ATGACTCCATTTTACTTGAGCAAACCCTATCAGCCGCCCCAGGCACCGCAAAACCTGCCTCTAAAGGAGTCCTGGGCCTTATTTGGGGGGATTAGCCCAGATTTATTCATGAAGCGGTATTGGCATAAAAAGCCCTTACTAGTCCGCGAGGCCATCCCTGCATTTGCGCTAGCATCACAAGATCAGGAAAGCCTGGGGAGCCCTATTTCAGCAGATGAATTAGTCGAATTTGCAGCTCAAGATACCGTTGAATCTCGACTCATTAAAGCTGGGCCATGGAGCTTTAATACCGGCCCGTTTTCAAAAAAAATGATTCCAGCATTCAGTAAACCCAATTGGACACTTTTACTTCAAGGCATGGAAGCACACCACCCTGCTGCTGCAAAAATTCTTTCTTGGTTTCGTTTTATTCCAGACGCTCGTCTCGATGACTTAATGATCAGCGTTGCCGGGATTGGTGGCGGTGTTGGACCTCATTTTGATTCCTATGATGTCTTTTTAATCCAAATGTCTGGTCGTAGACGCTGGCAGATTTCAGAGCAGGAAGATTTAAGTCTGACCCCAAATTTACCGCTCAAGATTTTGCAACACTTTAAGCCTGAGCAGGAATGGGTATTGGAGCCAGGGGATATGCTGTACTTACCGCCCCACGTTGCTCACGATGGCATCGCTCTGGATGCAGGCTGTCAAACTTGGTCGGTTGGCTTTCGCTCTCCTAGCTTCAAAGAGTTATTACAAGAAGGACTGTGGCGACTCGCTGAATCATTGGAAGATATTCCAGAGCTTGAGAAAAAATTTGCTGACCCGAAACAAAAGGCAGCCACTCATGCGGAACAGCTGCCCGAAGAGCTGATTGAGCAAATTACACAAAAACTGCGTCATCTGAAATTGAATCGTGTTGACCGTTTTTTACCTGGAATTACAGCCTACTTATCCGAACCCAAACAACAGGCATTTTTTGATAGTCCAATAAATCCATTAAATCCCACCCTGTTTACCAAGAATCTTGCTACTAAAAGACTGCTTCTCAACCCCCAAACACGCATCCTTAGTCTGGGTAAAGCAGTTTTTTGTAACGGGGATAATATGAGCCAGGGGCAGACAAAGGATATTGCCCAAGCTTGGCGATCCCTATCTGCCAAGAAAAGCCTTTTATCCAAAAAACTTCCAGTGAGCGGCCAGAGCAGTCTTTATGAGGCCTACCTCGCTGGCTGGCTGGTTTTTGAGGTCTAA
- a CDS encoding peptidylprolyl isomerase — MKIEKNTIVSLRYKLTDAQNNVIEEPDSPMVYLHGGYEGTFPKIESLLDGQDIGYETTVQLEPSEAFGEYDPELLKIEPRTRFPEPLEIGMQFEGVPDADEELEVADESDSDDEPLIYTVTDVADSQVVLDGNHPLAGMALRFWVQVEDVRAATEDEIQNRHPEGGESFTFGMPNDDGDDAEEEEFLSSTLGLRTSNPRTLH, encoded by the coding sequence ATGAAGATTGAAAAAAATACCATCGTATCCCTTCGCTACAAGTTAACCGATGCGCAAAATAATGTTATCGAAGAACCAGATTCTCCGATGGTATACCTGCATGGTGGTTACGAGGGCACTTTCCCAAAAATTGAAAGTCTCTTGGATGGCCAAGATATTGGCTACGAGACAACGGTTCAGTTGGAACCTAGCGAGGCTTTCGGGGAGTATGACCCAGAACTTTTAAAGATTGAGCCCCGTACCCGTTTTCCGGAGCCGCTTGAAATTGGGATGCAATTTGAAGGCGTGCCTGATGCTGATGAAGAATTGGAAGTAGCCGATGAATCAGATTCAGATGACGAGCCACTCATCTACACAGTGACTGATGTTGCAGATAGTCAGGTGGTATTAGATGGCAACCATCCCCTAGCAGGCATGGCATTGCGTTTCTGGGTTCAAGTGGAAGATGTGCGTGCAGCTACAGAAGATGAAATTCAAAACCGCCATCCAGAAGGTGGCGAGAGCTTTACCTTTGGAATGCCAAACGACGATGGGGACGATGCTGAAGAGGAAGAGTTCCTGAGTAGTACTTTGGGCTTGCGCACTTCGAACCCGCGCACGCTTCACTAA
- the cysE gene encoding serine O-acetyltransferase, whose product MFNSLFDQVDSIIARDPAARNRLEVITCYQGLHAVFFHRVSHFLWNLGLKWIARVLSMFARFFTGIEIHPGAKIGRRVFLDHGLGIVIGETTEIGDDCTIYQGVTLGGTSLYKGVKRHPTLGKGVVVSAGAKVLGGFTVGDGARIGSNAVVLKEIPAGATAVGIPARILHPDLPQSADSKTKEYFSAYGVTPNVDDPVSMALKGLIDATIEQEAKIAALEKALAKLGNTPTDAPGSSDTKRDLDAIKEWLKE is encoded by the coding sequence ATGTTTAATTCATTATTCGACCAAGTCGACTCCATCATTGCAAGAGACCCTGCAGCCAGAAATCGCCTTGAGGTCATTACGTGCTACCAGGGCTTGCATGCGGTTTTCTTTCACCGTGTCTCCCATTTTTTATGGAATCTTGGACTCAAGTGGATAGCCCGGGTGCTATCGATGTTTGCCCGTTTTTTTACTGGTATTGAAATACATCCTGGCGCCAAGATTGGTCGCAGAGTATTTTTAGATCACGGTCTGGGCATCGTCATTGGGGAAACCACAGAAATCGGCGATGACTGCACGATCTATCAGGGCGTTACTTTGGGTGGCACTTCACTATACAAAGGCGTTAAACGTCATCCCACTCTTGGCAAAGGCGTGGTTGTCAGCGCAGGCGCAAAAGTACTAGGTGGTTTTACGGTTGGCGATGGCGCACGCATTGGCTCAAACGCAGTTGTTCTCAAAGAAATCCCAGCAGGTGCTACTGCCGTTGGTATACCGGCACGCATCTTGCATCCAGATTTACCGCAAAGCGCGGACAGCAAAACAAAAGAATATTTTTCTGCTTATGGCGTAACACCCAATGTAGATGATCCTGTATCCATGGCGCTCAAGGGTTTAATTGATGCAACGATTGAGCAAGAAGCCAAAATTGCTGCACTAGAAAAGGCGCTAGCTAAACTGGGTAATACGCCAACTGATGCTCCAGGCTCAAGCGATACCAAGCGAGACCTAGATGCCATTAAAGAATGGCTTAAAGAGTAG
- a CDS encoding RNA methyltransferase, with product MNTEKYQLLRWVLVETSHPGNVGSAARALKTMGFSDLRLINPKTKDIAKESEAIALASGALNVLESSQESESLASTVQGCSLVLGLTSRDREFGPPALDWVAARALIRNTTAQHGRVAMVFGPERTGLDNEHLALCTHRVWLDANPDYPSLNLAQALMVCAYTLRESFAEAGDLEMMVNREELAELADPAAIAAMLDHWREGLEAIGYLDPSNPKKLMPRLQALFARSSLHKEEIDLLRGIAKQMLLRK from the coding sequence ATGAATACCGAGAAATACCAATTGCTACGCTGGGTTCTGGTGGAGACTAGTCACCCAGGAAATGTAGGCTCAGCGGCCCGCGCGCTCAAAACAATGGGGTTTAGTGATCTGCGCCTGATAAATCCTAAGACCAAGGATATTGCCAAAGAATCAGAGGCTATTGCCTTAGCCAGTGGCGCACTCAATGTCTTAGAGTCCTCCCAGGAATCAGAATCTTTAGCATCGACAGTTCAGGGTTGCTCGCTTGTCCTTGGCCTAACCAGTCGGGATCGAGAATTTGGTCCGCCAGCCCTAGACTGGGTAGCAGCCCGCGCGCTCATTCGCAATACAACAGCCCAGCATGGGCGGGTTGCCATGGTCTTTGGGCCCGAAAGAACGGGTCTTGATAACGAACATCTGGCCTTATGTACCCATAGGGTCTGGCTTGACGCCAATCCTGACTACCCATCACTCAATCTAGCCCAAGCACTCATGGTCTGCGCCTACACACTGAGAGAGAGCTTCGCGGAGGCTGGTGACCTAGAGATGATGGTGAATCGTGAGGAGTTAGCCGAGTTGGCCGATCCAGCAGCCATTGCGGCCATGTTGGATCATTGGCGCGAAGGTCTTGAGGCCATTGGCTACCTAGACCCCAGCAATCCCAAAAAGCTCATGCCTCGCTTACAAGCCTTATTTGCTCGGAGCAGCTTGCATAAGGAAGAAATTGATCTCTTACGTGGCATCGCCAAACAGATGCTCCTGAGAAAATAG